ATTCCACTTAGTGTATCTAATAGAGAATTCTGTCTTTTGACTTCAGAATTTCGAGGAAAAGTGATGCTGAATTTGTCTTATAAATTCAACCTGTGGGACGTTGGTCTTGTATGTCATGATGTCCTTATAGCTGGTCTAAGAATACCATGAGcatctaaaacaaaaatgaaaaatatatattgttaaaaacTCTCGATTTTCTTAATTGAGCCCCCCCCGTTTGAAATTAGTTATCTGTCAATTTCATGCCCATTTACACCACTGCAAGTTCTGATTGGTTTAACTCCATTCATATAAGTTTGCATCTGCAATCTATATGAGGTTCCTGGTTTGGAATTTGGATCCAAGACCATTTATGATATCATGTTTTAATTAGTATTTCGTTATTTATTGTTTGTTCTTATAGAAAAGTAGAAGGTAGGGTTGACATTGCAGCAAGATTAGAAACTGTAAACGTTATTCTGGTATAGTTTCAAGTTTCAGGGACTTAAGTAGAACATTTTACAAAGTAAAGAAGGAAGGTAAGCTTTATGCAGCAAGTCTCATATTAGCCCAGCTCAGGAGATTGATCACCCTGCCGGGAAACAACAGTGTCCTAAGGTCTGTCCTCGTAGAGATGGGAAattttcttgaaagaaaatctTAAACTGAGCTATAACCACACCCTAGACGTACGTGCATTGGGATGCACAACTATTACAGCAAATCCATGCCTAAATTCTGGCTATTTATAATTGCAAAAGGAGATGACGACGACGAAGTATGTACAGTGATCGTCGCTAATGACAGTCTGCGGCTAAAATGAAGAGGAACTTCTTGGAAGCGCACCATGTCACCCTCCACGCTTTAAACTAGTTAATTTGCTAGTGAGAGGCAACAGCTAAACGGATTTCCCCCTCTTCTGGAACAAAACTCACTCGTTTCTGCACATGATCAAACCAAAAATGTCAATACATAGTGTccgaaattcataaaaaattatgtatggTTTCTGTTAGGGCAACTAGGGCATAATAAATGACGGATATGTAGCTTTCAAACCATCAATTCGAAGAGAGGGAACCAGAAAAGAGTGACTAATTACTAATTAATGTCAACAAATGCACACATGACTATAAATATACCAAACAAGGATCAACAACCTACACTATCCATGGTAGTTGGAACAGCCATGAAATTAATTAGAAGGTTAACTATGAGTCTATGACCCTACAGGAGCAGGCTTAaggtgcttttaattttttattatcatttatttgATAGATCCTTGAAATCTGCCACTGGTTTGCCTTGAATGGGTCCGCTCTCTCTGGTGACTATAGCTTTTAAGGGTGATGATGTTCGGTAGCATGTCATCTCTATGTTCGTTGTCCGCTACCCTTCTTTCTCCTAGATTATAAATTTAGTGTATATAAGAAAGAATCACACATAAACTATAAGCAGTATTCATCAAAGATGACCACTGATATTCTAATTTCAGagttttcattttccttttcttttgttttcttccgtTCACTTCTAATTGCCGGTGTCAATTGGGGGCACTTTTCTGAGAAGCTGGATTTCAAGAAACATTATCAACGTTAAATGTCATTTCTTTGGTTTTGAAAAACTTGAGTGAATTTTAGCGTATATCCTAAATTAAAATGTTCGGAAGAGATGAATAATCATGCACTTTGTAGCTCAATTATTGAATAAGAAAAACCCCCTTTTAAAGtctagaaagaaaaatgaagaaaaaatggaaggaaattaatatacatatacatatatatatatatgtgtgtgtgtgtgtgtgtgtgtgtgtgtgtgttcctTGTGAATCATAGGTCGACAAGATCACAATTATCCAAGTTGTTTTGTTGgaataaagatttaatttaaaaatatactgtCTCTAAATATTGCTCTGCATTCTCCcaaaactaattaattcaaAGCCGTATAAAAAACAATCAGCTTTAATTCACAGATGTAATCATAAGTGCGATTTCTGTAGCAAATCTGCCTAGCAACTACAAAATTTAGATGTAATTACAAGAGATTCACATTATCAATAGCACCAAAGCAAAGGCAATGCACAGGCATcacatgaaaattaattaaattaagaaacaacTAACACACACCTTAGTTGTCTTGAAACTCTCCGTAATGCTACCAAGCTCCGGCTGCCATTGCACGTGCCGGTTGTGATCATGCTCACCATTAGCCTCACCGGAATTGTCCATGTAAAGATCAATAATCTTCTCAGCCACCTCTACTTCATCTTTGCTCTCCTCCACCAATTTCTGCACCTGTGCCTTAGGCAGCCTCACCTTTACCCGAACCGAGTTAGGCCCGTCGGACGTTTGACCCGACGATGATCTAACCATCGGAATGTCAGAAACTGATCTCCGAGACAACATCAGGCACTCTAGCCGATCCTTGGCACTCATATGTATGCCTGACCGAACCCTCCTGGTATTCCTAGGATCTTTCTCCTCAGGAAACTTTGGCAACTCTACTAAGAAATAAATCTTCTTCGCCTTCAATTCCTGCTGAGGCTCCAATGGTTTAGCTCGAATTCCAAAATGCTTGACAGCTTCGGAATCCAATAACACATGCCCTGGATAATCCTTAACTACATCGCTGGCTCTTGCTGGAGTCTTTAGCTTGAATGTTTCACCATTGATCTTCATCACCTTTGCTTTCTTCCCTCTTCCTAGATTGTTTCCCATCTCTGGCTGTAAAATGTGTTACTATCACAAAGTGCTACGTCcgtgataatatatatatgcctAGTCTAAAGatgttaaaaaacaacttgatgCTATGGTTAGTAACAGTAAGTTTGAAAATTCGGCGAGGTGTGAATCTGTGGAAATTCTCTCTATATAGAAAAGTCAAAATAAGCATGTGAAACTGGAGTGGGAAAACTCAAAACCATCACGACTAAGTTTTGATTTATGgagagaaatagaaaagaatGATTGGGTTATTACTCCGTTAAGGAAATGTTATTACCacttattttttggttaattttctgataaaaaatttaatattgctatatttataagtaaaacattaggatttttttttcctttcattcaTATGGCCTGCAATCGCTCTGCAATCCACACCAACCATAgacaatgatttaaaaaaaaataatagaatagtaaattaaaagttttaatagAATAATACAATCTAATAAAAATTTGGTGAAATAgcatatttttatcttgttgtatttttgaaatacaacatttaaatatattgttgttttgaaGGGCGAGACCTACCAACCAATCAGCCAATTGGATATAGTTATATAACcaatcaatcattttatataaaaactataattttatgaatttttttaaaaaatattttttatgagtaaaaatatacatatttacCCAATTTGTAGATTCAAAAATAGACTCTAATTAAAGtgttaaaaagttattattcataTAGTAGTTCTCACAAGTGATTCCAAGCAGTCAGATGTGAATCTATTATAACTAGATGAAGATTTTCCTCAAATAGATCACATGGATGGCATaatagatatatttataaactaatGAGACAGGTTTATAGCCAAGAGAAAGTTTAGTCATATCAGACTAAAATGAATGCTAAAAaacctattattttttattcgattGTTAAATCACGCTCAGATTTTTATAAGAGTTTTGTAGGTTATTTCTCTCATAGTAGTCATAAAATTACTACTCCgaccattaattttttaaattttaaaaatcccaGTTCAATACCCTTGTTTGGATGGTTTTggtaattttctaatttttttttatgaatggatTGATCAATTAATCCTAAATTTTAATGAATACAATAATTATAAACTACCAtatgaattaaaatgttttcacAGTTTCAGAGGgtatttgggagtgtggtagcggttgtttttcaaatagtttttcgtgccgaaaaagcatgcaaataatgttttttcattttttaaaaattatttttgatatcaatacatcaaaacgatccaaaaagtacaaactacactcaattttaacaaaaaaataaaaaattttgaaatttttcaaaaaacaagttCAATCTTAATGCCAAACACCCTCCCAATCtgaacatacactaaatgtgcTTGGAAACTTTACATTCAACTTACTTTGCCTTcgctttttatttgttttttttatagtaattgcCTAATTTACCCCTAATAAATGGAGTAACCGAAGCCTCCAGAGATGTTACAATCAACTTTATGAGAAGCCCATCAAGCGAAGGTGA
This DNA window, taken from Populus alba chromosome 17, ASM523922v2, whole genome shotgun sequence, encodes the following:
- the LOC118028845 gene encoding uncharacterized protein At1g66480 isoform X2; this encodes MGNNLGRGKKAKVMKINGETFKLKTPARASDVVKDYPGHVLLDSEAVKHFGIRAKPLEPQQELKAKKIYFLVELPKFPEEKDPRNTRRVRSGIHMSAKDRLECLMLSRRSVSDIPMVRSSSGQTSDGPNSVRVKVRLPKAQVQKLVEESKDEVEVAEKIIDLYMDNSGEANGEHDHNRHVQWQPELGSITESFKTTKEKEG
- the LOC118028845 gene encoding uncharacterized protein At1g66480 isoform X1, which translates into the protein MGNNLGRGKKAKVMKINGETFKLKTPARASDVVKDYPGHVLLDSEAVKHFGIRAKPLEPQQELKAKKIYFLVELPKFPEEKDPRNTRRVRSGIHMSAKDRLECLMLSRRSVSDIPMVRSSSGQTSDGPNSVRVKVRLPKAQVQKLVEESKDEVEVAEKIIDLYMDNSGEANGEHDHNRHVQWQPELGSITESFKTTKKRVSFVPEEGEIRLAVASH